Proteins encoded together in one Plasmodium vivax chromosome 6, whole genome shotgun sequence window:
- a CDS encoding 50S ribosomal protein L27, putative (encoded by transcript PVX_111015A; Possible apicoplast targeted protein. Curated by Stuart Ralph, Walter and Eliza Hall Institute of Medical Research, Australia.): MTRTTQKRRLHVNDINASRKSVVTASHFKSIPFINKNYAKECFIKNHDQVVSIAQFRRFNKLWAKKKGVGSTKNGRDSNPKNLGVKVLGNNFAHAGNIIVRQRGRTFKPGHGVKQGRDFTLIATKPGKVHFFNRVVSIVDVSDPKPMTYADVYREDPTILTLSRVWTSAK; this comes from the coding sequence ATGACCAGGACGACGCAGAAAAGGCGTCTACACGTGAACGACATAAACGCATCAAGAAAGAGCGTAGTaacagctagccattttaaGAGTATCccttttataaataaaaattacgcgAAAGAATGCTTTATTAAAAACCATGACCAAGTGGTGAGCATAGCTCAATTCAGACGTTTCAATAAATTatgggccaaaaaaaaaggagtgggAAGCACCAAAAACGGAAGAGATAGTAACCCCAAAAATTTGGGGGTAAAAGTACTAGGAAATAATTTCGCCCATGCTGGTAATATTATAGTTAGACAGAGAGGAAGGACCTTTAAACCTGGTCATGGGGTTAAGCAGGGAAGAGATTTCACCCTTATTGCTACGAAACCGGGGAAAGTCCACTTTTTCAACCGAGTTGTAAGTATCGTCGATGTGAGTGACCCAAAGCCAATGACGTATGCGGACGTTTACCGAGAGGATCCAACCATCTTGACTTTGTCCAGGGTGTGGACCTCAGCGAAGTGA
- a CDS encoding hypothetical protein (encoded by transcript PVX_111020A), producing MKQSPFYLLLLCFLSVAKTDDDAYVELDEYEVKNKFSVRVLRGSSLRCGLDLRDEADIEMRTFSPGVHIMPHILSDYQFGYAQQKIIVGEHNVTPLNAGLRGMCVGELRRIGIPVGGIGKVYYEITLKDYTKGTPPREEL from the exons ATGAAGCAATCGCCCTTTTACTTGCTCCTTCTGTGCTTCCTATCCGTCGCGAAAACGGACGATGATGCATACGTAGAATTGGACGAATacgaagtgaaaaataaattcagcGTCCGTGTCTTGCGGGGGTCTTCTCTGCGGTGCGGCCTGGACCTTCGGGATGAGGCCGACATTGAAATGAGGACTTTCT CCCCGGGGGTGCATATAATGCCTCACATACTATCG GACTACCAATTTGGCTACGCCCAGCAGAAAATTATA GTCGGCGAACACAACGTCACTCCCTTAAATGCGGGACTGCGAGGAATGTGCGTTGGCGAGCTAAG GCGAATTGGCATCCCCGTTGGTGGCATCGGCAAGGTGTACTATGAAATTACCTTGAAGGACTACACaaagggaacccccccaagAGAAGAGCTGTAG
- a CDS encoding vesicle transport-related protein, putative (encoded by transcript PVX_111025A) — MSLNIQEQQKSSAISMLNLNEYHDHLSSSGNILYYSHDKIWKILIYDSEGQNILAPLLKVGNLRHHGVTLNLNLHRQRSTIPEVNAVYLVDNNKENIDKIVKDMCNHMYGSYYINFISYVCEENLSYFANECVKNNVASHVSKITDRYLKFVSLSSSTFSLNIPNCFKILHTNEDHVIQNVMERITEGVISFLVTLGIIPIIRVSSNSSYPSKTIAEKLHRKIYELVNLRSTNNYIFNSKTVQRPVLILVDREVDLSVMVQHAWTYQALIHDVFDIKLNKISLHQGGEGSRSTSHTGNATPNGPVKNYDIDTGDSFFASNCNKPFPEVANNISECLNEYNEKMKNLNKSDKGGGGVVGGVGSGGSGGSGLGDNITGGLMSAMNILPEMTEHKRLLDMHTNILTELIKNIKDRELDKFYENEFDFESCNEKVCTQHMKDILASSKGTPTDKYRAFLCLYLAKKNMNKLAFDTFLQELKNMSIDISAVYFINQLEKLKTMNIHIHVSAPLTHSNSGTTATFKDQLNTYGNIFIDKGINILQGAKSLLPKRREIKITKLVETLIENKPSSLNDQFVYIDPKTPPSDATVGGSHVERSYIKQDHVKDYIIFVIGGGNYIEVSALKDLEEKMNKKIIYGTTDFVRPENFVQELNEIGHAFSQ; from the coding sequence atgtCGCTCAACATCcaggagcagcaaaaaagCAGCGCCATCAGCATGCTGAACCTGAACGAGTACCACGACCACCTGAGCAGCAGCGGAAATATCCTTTACTACTCGCACGacaaaatttggaaaatattaatatacgATTCGGAGGGGCAGAACATCCTCGCGCCGTTACTCAAAGTGGGCAATCTGAGGCACCACGGTGTAACCCTAAATTTGAATCTACACAGACAGAGGAGCACCATCCCGGAGGTTAATGCAGTCTATCTCGTAGATAACAACAAAGAAAATATagacaaaattgtgaaggaCATGTGCAACCACATGTATGGAAGTTACTACATTAACTTCATATCGTATGTATGCGAAGAGAACCTAAGTTACTTTGCAAATGagtgtgtaaaaaataatgtggcTTCTCATGTGTCCAAAATTACAGATAggtatttaaaatttgttagCTTGTCTAGCAGCACCTTCTCCTTGAACATCCCCAAttgcttcaaaattttacataCAAATGAAGATCATGTGATTCAAAATGTGATGGAGAGGATAACTGAAGGGgtgatttcttttttggtCACTCTGGGGATTATCCCCATCATTAGGGTTTCCTCCAATTCGTCCTACCCGTCCAAAACTATTGCGGAGAAGCTGCACAGGAAGATTTACGAGCTGGTCAACTTGAGGTCTACAaacaattacatttttaactcCAAGACGGTGCAGAGACCCGTGCTCATTTTGGTCGATAGGGAAGTCGATTTGAGTGTCATGGTGCAGCACGCGTGGACTTACCAGGCACTGATTCATGATGTTTTTGATATAAAGCTGAACAAGATAAGTCTCCATCAGGGGGGTGAAGGTAGCAGAAGTACTTCCCACACGGGGAACGCTACCCCGAACGGACCCGTAAAGAACTACGATATTGACACTGGAGACTCCTTCTTCGCCTCCAACTGTAATAAGCCCTTCCCCGAAGTCGCCAACAACATCAGCGAGTGTCTAAATGAGTACAACGAGAAGATGAAAAATCTGAACAAGAGCGAcaaggggggaggcggcgtgGTTGGCGGCGTGGGTAGCGGTGGCAGCGGCGGCAGCGGCTTGGGGGATAACATCACCGGGGGACTCATGTCGGCGATGAACATCCTCCCCGAAATGACGGAGCATAAGAGGCTACTAGACATGCACACGAACATACTCACCGAGCTCATCAAAAACATTAAGGATAGAGAATTGGacaaattttatgaaaacgAATTTGACTTTGAAAGTTGCAATGAGAAAGTCTGCACTCAGCACATGAAGGATATCCTTGCCTCATCAAAAGGAACCCCCACGGATAAGTATAGAGCTTTTCTCTGCTTATatttggccaaaaaaaatatgaacaaactGGCATTTGACACATTTCTGcaagaattaaaaaacatgAGCATAGACATTTCAGccgtttattttataaatcagttggaaaaattaaaaacgatGAACATACACATCCATGTGAGTGCTCCTCTCACCCACTCGAACAGCGGCACCACAGCCACCTTTAAAGATCAACTCAACACGTACGGCAACATCTTCATCGATAAGGGTATAAACATCCTACAGGGGGCTAAAAGTCTGCTGCCAAAAAGacgggaaataaaaattaccaagCTCGTTGAAACGCTCATTGAGAATAAACCCTCCTCTCTGAACGACCAGTTTGTGTACATCGACCCGAAGACCCCTCCAAGTGATGCCACCGTTGGAGGCAGCCATGTGGAAAGGAGCTACATCAAACAGGACCACGTGAAGGACTACATCATCTTTGtcattgggggggggaactaCATCGAAGTTTCCGCTTTGAAAGacttggaggaaaaaatgaacaaaaaaattatttacggCACCACTGATTTTGTTCGCCCGGAGAATTTCGTCCAGGAGCTCAACGAGATAGGCCATGCCTTCTCGCAATGA
- a CDS encoding ubiquitin-conjugating enzyme, putative (encoded by transcript PVX_111030A): MNQQASLTRKQCDFTKLIMAGYDLELNNGSTQDFDVMFHGPNGTAYEGGIWKVHVTLPDDYPFASPSIGFINKLLHPNVDEASGSVCLDVINQTWTPLYSLVNVFEVFLPQLLTYPNPSDPLNSDAASLLMKDKNIYEEKVKEYVKLYASKDLWERQKKEKSAANMNGNISPVSELSYVDQEVQDIDLDNL; encoded by the exons ATGAATCAGCAGGCATCTCTAACAAGAAAGCAATGCGACTTCACCAAGCT TATCATGGCTGGGTACGATTTGGAGCTGAACAATGGCAGCACGCAGGACTTCGACGTCATGTTCCACGGGCCGAACGGGA CCGCCTACGAAGGAGGAATATGGAAGGTTCATGTAACCCTGCCAGATGACTACCCCTTTGCCTCTCCGTCGATTGGATTTATCAACAAGCTGCTGCACCCAAATGTGGACGAAGCGTCCGGATCGGTGTGTCTGGATGTGATTAACCAGACGTGGACCCCCTTATACA GCCTCGTGAACGTCTTCGAAGTTTTCCTGCCCCAGCTGCTGACCTACCCAAACCCATCAGATCCCCTGAATAGCGACGCGGCGTCCTTGCTCATgaaggataaaaatatatacgaaGAGAAGGTGAAAG AATACGTGAAGCTGTACGCCAGCAAAGACCTGTGGGAGCgacagaaaaaggagaagagcgCGGCCAACATGAATGGCAACATATCGCCAGTGAGCGAGCTTTCCTACGTCGACCAGGAGGTCCAGGACATCGACTTGGACAACCTCTGA